A genomic region of Rhipicephalus sanguineus isolate Rsan-2018 chromosome 1, BIME_Rsan_1.4, whole genome shotgun sequence contains the following coding sequences:
- the LOC119379592 gene encoding uncharacterized protein LOC119379592, whose amino-acid sequence MATGGMQAAIEPFSGKNWSSWIQRLNFYFVAKDVCDEEKKRALLLTLCGADTFETACALVAPKTPGEVGYADIVALLQKHFDPRPSELYSRYVFQRRDQRPEESISNYVAALRSLSADCNFGVPATTSATSTPPAEGHAAVLANPTMLPQDVMLRDRFVCGIRDEHLQQRLFAEKDLTFQRALDLALSSESASKQQRGLKGATSSAEVHRTSQSKKESKHSAQQRRCYRCDGWHEADTCKFRTAQCRFCSKKGHIENACISKKKKSKEGNLNARQGTHMVNAQPVCYDLEDTDRCYDLHAVSGRQPCPKFLVDVKVEGRPLKFEVDTGAACSLISEATYHQTWPSNAPKLSREPLDLRTWSGEELDTVGSAQVRVRFKSKDYVLPLLVMKGTGCNLLGRDWFSALNIRVHGINQVAEPSQEIQEVLARHPDVFKEGIDGYVGPLVHLDLEEGATPKFCKDGTFRVCGDYRSTVNAVVKKTAYPLPTTAEVFAKLRGGTTFSTLDLYQAYQQLRVDDETAALLTVNTTKGLFKVLSRLSDKGLRLKQEKCRFGISSVQFLGHKIDAQGVHTTEEKVKAILEAPKPTDKTSLQAFLGLLAFYDRFLENRATVAAELYGLLEKNTPWKWEKKHQDAFEMLKKMIRSSTVLAHYDEKRPLILSVDASPYGIGAILAQKDAFGREAPIAFASRTLGTAEKNYSQLDKEGLAVVYGVSHFHQYVAGRHVTVLTDHQPLLGIMGEKKQIPQILSPRMTRWCLKLATYDYDLVYRPGRLHQNADALSRLPLPAQVDEPCSPGDVLMLASAPRFELSPRQLAELTRNDPLLSRVMTAVSNGELRRLHKQEFSAFTKLGHELSLQEGCVIRGARLVVPEKARKDVLDLAHAGHRGVVAMKACARGYFWWPGVDNDIERVVKSCATCCQHQKTPTKAPAPEWKRATTPWHTIHADFAGPVEGRMLLIVVDAYSKWLEVRTMRNIQSPTLIEELRNLFATFGIPERRKRRRRMICPQRPTPSIAKLRPGWTLVRRKLAMTNPAGPRSTKLHRGPNVIGVHLTDTVTPSKGTPLEEHAKNYVRIKQIKVGEKVYNVNAYYSAGDGYCKGVIRNVDREITEKELNTMIVHFGNPTAMQAKRIKDTGSVVIVFEGYEVPNHVTFGGVLLKCYLYRRQVDVCYICAKDVMLLLKSQIIDDSTRDARAILGLDLAKAFDHISHAHILESINDMNLAASPTPTNWPTPGREDLPSARGFTALARWTAPPRPGPILWMGVRLIEGRGTF is encoded by the exons ATGGCTACTGGAGGAATGCAGGCCGCCATCGAGCCGTTTAGCGGCAAGAACTGGTCATCCTGGATCCAGCGCCTGAACTTCTACTTCGTGGCGAAAGACGTCTGCGAcgaagaaaagaagcgcgcgctcctcctgaCGCTATGCGGAGCCGACACCTTTGAAACTGCCTGCGCTCTGGTCGCGCCGAAGACTCCTGGAGAGGTGGGCTATGCCGACATAGTTGCCCTTCTGCAGAAGCACTTCGATCCGCGACCGTCTGAGTTGTACAGCCGGTACGTGTTCCAGCGACGCGACCAGCGGCCGGAGGAGTCGATCAGCAACTACGTTGCAGCCCTCAGAAGCTTGTCAGCTGACTGCAACTTCGGAGTGCCAGCGACAACGTCTGCTACATCGACGCCACCGGCAGAAGGCCACGCAGCCGTTCTGGCGAACCCCACCAtgctgccccaagatgtgatgctTCGCGACAGGTTCGTGTGCGGCATCCGCGACGAGCACCTCCAGCAGCGACTGTTCGCGGAGAAAGACTTGACTTTTCAACGCGCGTTGGACTTGGCACTGTCGTCCGAAAGTGCGTCGAAGCAGCAACGAGGGCTTAAGGGAGCGACGAGCTCCGCGGAGGTGCACAGGACTTCGCAGTCTAAAAAGGAAAGCAAGCATTCGGCTCAGCAACGGCGCTGCTACCGATGCGACGGCTGGCACGAGGCTGACACCTGCAAGTTCAGGACAGCGCAATGCCGTTTTTGTTCAAAGAAGGGTCACATCGAGAACGCCTGCAtctccaagaaaaagaaaagcaaagaaggCAACCTCAACGCCCGGCAAGGAACTCACATGGTTAACGCCCAACCTGTGTGCTACGACCTCGAAGACACCGATAGGTGCTACGACCTACATGCCGTGAGTGGGCGACAACCCTGCCCTAAATTCCTCGTTGACGTGAAAGTCGAGGGAAGGCCCCTGAAATTCGAAGTGGACACGGGCGCCGCATGTTCTCTCATCAGTGAGGCTACCTACCACCAAACGTGGCCATCGAACGCCCCAAAGCTTTCGAGAGAACCCCTAGACTTACGCACCTGGTCAGGGGAAGAACTTGACACCGTCGGTTCGGCACAGGTTCGTGTGCGTTTCAAATCAAAGGACTACGTGCTGCCCCTGCTGGTAATGAAAGGGACTGGGTGCAACCTGCTCGGACGTGACTGGTTCTCAGCACTGAACATCCGTGTTCACGGAATAAACCAGGTCGCCGAACCAAGTCAAGAGATCCAGGAGGTTCTCGCACGCCATCCTGATGTATTTAAGGAAGGTATCGACGGCTACGTGGGTCCATTGGTTCACTTGGACTTAGAAGAAGGTGCCACACCCAAGTTTTGCAAA gatggaacaTTTCGCGTTTGTGGAGATTACCGGAGCACTGTTAACGCGGTGGTCAAGAAGACGGCGTACCCACTGCCGACAACTGCGGAGGTGTTCGCGAAGTTgcgcggtgggacgacattttcgaCGCTAGACCTGTACCAGGCCTATCAGCAGCTAAGAGTGGACGACGAGACAGCCGCATTGCTCACCGTCAACACCACCAAAGGACTGTTCAAG GTCCTGTCGAGGCTAAGCGACAAAGGTCTGCGACTCAAGCAAGAGAAATGCCGCTTCGGCATCAGCTCAGTCCAGTTTCTCGGTCATAAAATCGATGCTCAGGGTGTCCATACGACCGAAGAAAAGGTAAAGGCAATCCTTGAGGCGCCAAAACCGACTGACAAgacctctctgcaagctttcttaGGGCTTCTCGCCTTTTACGATCGTTTTTTGGAGAACAGAGCGACAGTAGCTGCAGAGTTGTATGGGCTTCTCGAGAAGAACACGCcctggaagtgggagaaaaaacatCAGGATGCGTTCGAGATGCTTAAGAAGATGATTCGGTCTTCGACAGTCCTTGCGCATTATGACGAAAAAAGGCCTCTCATTCTGTCCGTGGATGCGTCGCCATACGGCATCGGCGCAATTCTCGCTCAAAAGGATGCGTTCGGCCGAGAGGCTCCCATTGCATTCGCGTCACGAACTTTGGGAaccgctgagaaaaactactcgcagCTCGATAAAGAGGGCCTTGCGGTAGTTTATGGCGTCAGCCACTTTCACCAATATGTCGCTGGCCGGCACGTGACCGTATTAACGGATCACCAACCGCTCCTAGGCATCATGGGGGAGAAGAAGCAAATCCCCCAGATATTGTCACCGAGGATGACTCGATGGTGTCTGAAATTGGCCACATACGACTACGATTTGGTCTACAGGCCTGGACGCCTGCACCAAAATGCTGACGCGCTCAGCAGGCTGCCACTGCCCGCGCAGGTAGATGAGCCATGCTCCCCGGGAGATGTGCTTATGCTTGCGTCCGCGCCACGTTTCGAGCTGTCACCGCGTCAACTGGCTGAGCTGACCCGGAATGACCCACTGTTATCCCGCGTGATGACAGCCGTCTCAAACGGAGAGCTACGCCGGTTGCACAAGCAGGAATTTTCGGCGTTCACAAAGCTTGGACACGAGCTTTCGCTACAGGAAGGCTGCGTGATCCGTGGTGCCAGACTGGTCGTTCcagagaaagcaaggaaagacgtgctcgacttagcACATGCAGGTCACAGGGGCGTGGTAGCTATGAAGGCGTGCGCTCGAGGCTATTTTTGGTGGCCCGGTGTCGACAACGACATAGAGCGGGTGGTCAAGAGTTGTGCAACTTGCTGCCAGCACCAGAAAACTCCAACTAAAGCACCAGCTCCCGAGTGGAAACGTGCGACAACACCATGGCACACAATCCACGCGGATTTCGCTGGGCCTGTGGAGGGAAGGATGCTCCTAATTGTAGTGGACGCATACAGCAAGTGGCTCGAAGTGCGCACCATGCGGAACATACAGTCGCCGACACTGATCGAGGAACTGCGAAACCTGTTCGCAACTTTCGGCATTCccgaaagg CGGAAGCGACGCCGCCGCATGATCTGCCCACAACGCCCGACTCCGAGCATAGCGAAGCTGAGGCCAGGTTGGACACTTGTGCGACGCAAGCTCGCGATGACCAACCCAGCGGGTCCGCGCAGCACCAAACTGCACCGAGGCCCCAACGTGATCGGCGTCCACCTGACCGATACGGTGACCCCGTCTAAGGG TACGCCGCTGGAGGAGCACGCGAAGAACTACGTGCGCATTAAGCAAATCAAGGTTGGAGAGAAAGTGTACAACGTCAACGCCTACTACTCCGCGGGTGACGGCTACTGCAAGGGTGTTATTCGGAACGTGGACCGGGAAATCACCGAGAAGGAACTCAACACTATGATTGTGCATTTTGGGAATCCGACAGCCATGCAAGCCAAACGCATAAAGGACACTGGTTCCGTGGTCATCGTATTTGAAGGCTATGAAGTTCCGAATCACGTCACGTTTGGAGGTGTTCTTCTCAAGTGCTACCTGTATCGGCGGCAGGTGGATGTGTGCTACATATGCGCAAAA